Proteins encoded within one genomic window of Bradysia coprophila strain Holo2 unplaced genomic scaffold, BU_Bcop_v1 contig_187, whole genome shotgun sequence:
- the LOC119075125 gene encoding copine-9-like yields MLTIHVRGGGGGCIVKDDKPEVDKDKPPPRSIDAKLISNEIIKPFEPPKFTSKLELTLSCRNLLNKDIATKSDPYCKISMMESWQGKYYEIARTETIDDNLNPEWVTKVIVNYNFETIQKMKFDVRDQDIGGLYESLGVFETTLSDIAAYSGGQFVGKLKGASILRNFGEIIIVSEEVSSCKQIFDIEFGAENLRKLLLFRNNDPFLVFYRANEDGSYSVVAKTNVAQSTQNPTWKPLVVKARNLCNGDLDRSIKIDCYDRRRNGNHQKIGTCYTTMRTFESAPLNLVQGRKNSGCIKINRFSVREDFTFLDYIRHGTQIHFVVAIDFTVSNIVHTDPKSLHFMTSSRSNPYEIALRSVGEIIQHYDNSLIYPAFGFGAKLPSGEISHQFPLNGNPAHPYCKGIEEIMDHYRNCLKTVELYGPTNFAPVINSTSAIAEKYQDGKHYFVLLIITDGIISDMRQTKHAVVSASSLPVSIIIVGVGNSKFDRMKDLDSDIFKLTVDGRQAERDIVQFVELNKFVTKKGSTTVRSQADLAKEVLAEIPQQLTGFMESRGHKPQIVQEMAPDPTVIVPTAPTMDMLDI; encoded by the exons ATGTTAACAATTCACGTTAGAGGAGGTGGAGGAGGCTGTATTGTGAAGGATGACAAGCCCGAAGTCGACAAGGATAAACCGCCTCCAAGGTCGATAGACGCCAAATTGATATCGAATGAAATCATAAAACCATTCGAGCCTCCGAAGTTCACTTCAAAACTGGAATTGACTTTAAGTTGCCGAAATTTGCTGAACAAGGACATTGCAACAAAGTCAGATCCATATTGTAAAATATCAATGATGGAATCGTGGCAGGGCAAATATTACGAAATAGCTCGCACTGAAACGATTGATGATAATTTGAATCCGGAATGGGTGACCAAAGTCATCGTCAACTACAACTTTGAAAccattcaaaaaatgaaatttgatgtgCGAGACCAAGATATTGGTGGACTGTACGAGTCGTTGGGAGTGTTTGAGACAACTCTATCCGACATTGCTGCCTATAGTGGTGGTCAGtttgttggaaaattaaaGGGTGCATCGATTCTGCGAAATTTTGGCGAAATTATCATCGTATCGGAAGAGGTCTCTAGTTGTaagcaaatttttgatataGAATTTGGAGCTGAAAATctcagaaaattgttgttgttccgGAACAATGATCCGTTTTTGGTGTTTTATCGGGCAAACGAGGACGGTTCGTATTCAGTCGTTGCAAAAACCAACGTTGCTCAGTCAACTCAAAATCCAACGTGGAAGCCACTTGTCGTAAAAGCTAGGAATCTATGCAATGGCGATTTAGATAGATCtattaaaattgattgttaTGATCGAAGGCGTAACggaaatcaccaaaaaattgGCACATGCTACACAACAATGAGAACTTTCGAATCGGCACCACTGAATCTAGTTCAAGGCCGAAAGAATTCTGGGTGCATAAAAATCAACCGGTTTAGTGTCAGGGAGGACTTCACGTTTTTGGATTATATTCGGCACGGAACACAGATTCATTTTGTGGTTGCTATTGATTTTACAGTATCTAACATCGTTCACACTGATCCCAAATCATTGCACTTTATGACCTCGAGTCGTTCGAATCCATACGAAATTGCTTTGCGTAGCGTTGGCGAAATTATTCAACATTACGACAATTCACTGATCTATCCTGCATTTG GTTTTGGAGCCAAATTACCGTCTGGTGAAATTTCACATCAATTTCCATTAAACGGAAATCCAGCGCATCCATATTGCAAAGGCATTGAAGAAATCATGGACCATTACCGAAATTGCTTAAAAACTGTCGAACTTTACGGGCCGACAAACTTTGCGCCAGTAATAAACAGCACATCTGCGATTGCAGAAAAGTATCAGGACGGAAAACATTACTTTGTTCTCCTCATTATAACCGATGGTATCATCTCCGATATGCGTCAGACGAAGCATGCCGTTGTGAGTGCGTCTTCTTTGCCTGTTTCAATAATTATTGTCGGTGTGGGAAATTCTAAGTTTGATCGGATGAAAGACCTTGATTCcgatatttttaaattgaccGTAGATGGTCGTCAAGCTGAACGCGATATTGtacaatttgttgaattgaatAAGTTTGTGACGAAGAAAGGAAGTACCACCGTTCGATCGCAAGCTGATCTGGCTAAAGAGGTACTTGCCGAAATTCCACAACAGTTGACAGGTTTTATGGAATCACGAGGACACAAACCTCAAATAGTCCAAGAAATGGCACCGGATCCGACGGTTATAGTACCAACAGCACCGACAATGGATATGTTAGATATTTAA
- the LOC119075126 gene encoding lanC-like protein 2, with protein sequence MTDESKERVNTDRYYTNQYLHIPDLSKVLTLPTKTNILTEANKLLKRFEKDLIKLECSIDYGSDYSVYTGTTGVVALYWLIASLNLSQDSDSVNQVEAKRFMEKRLEKQQESLARIERILPKLKRKRMSFLAGDAGPLSMAVIIYHEANETEKAKFYWKKLLELGNMVFEKDGSTPICNEILYGRAGYLYSLLLVRKLVSQYNDDTITKRVVDRLIDEGRTDRTDSDGVLYYEWHDKCYLGAAHGISGIMYILLKAHSFLDSAQITYVRKTVDWLLGQCFSSGNLRSSLGSKDDKLVHWCHGAPGAIYMFLEAYKLFGDNQYLNAAIQSADVIWKRGVLKKSYSLCHGVAGNAYAFMATYEQTKDEKYLEQAFIFVQWCFDYGTASTATPDRPLSLFEGLAGVIYMLFDFAGSSPKFPAFQL encoded by the exons ATGACGGACGAATCGAAGGAAAGAGTTAATACAGATAGATATTACACCAATCAGTATCTTCACATTCCCGACCTATCTAAG GTTTTAACGCTTCCTACTAAAACTAATATATTAACCGAAGCAAACAAATTGCTCAAACGATTTGAAAAGGATCTGATAAAATTGGAATGTTCAATTGACTATGGATCTGACTACTCTGTTTACACCGGAACGACTGGTGTTGTTGCACTATATTGGCTGATTGCCAGCTTGAACTTGAGTCAAGATTCGGACTCTGTCAACCAAGTGGAAGCGAAACGATTTATGGAAAAGAGATTGGAAAAACAACAA GAATCACTGGCAcgaattgaaagaattttaccaaaattgaaacgaaaacgaATGTCATTCTTAGCTGGTGATGCAGGTCCTTTATCCATGGCAGTAATTATTTATCACGAAGCTAATGAAAcagaaaaagcaaaattttattggaagAA GCTCTTGGAACTTGGAAACATGGTTTTCGAAAAAGACGGTAGTACTCCAATCTGTAATGAAATCCTATATGGAAGAGCTGGTTACCTTTACTCCCTCTTACTAGTGAGAAAATTGGTTTCTCAGTATAACGACGATACTATCACAAAAAGG GTTGTTGACCGTTTGATAGATGAAGGAAGAACGGACAGAACCGATTCCGATGGAGTGCTGTACTATGAATGGCATGACAAATGCTATCTTGGTGCAGCTCATGGAATATCTGGAATTATGTACATTCTCCTGaag GCTCACTCATTTCTGGATTCAGCACAGATTACATACGTTCGAAAGACTGTAGATTGGCTCCTAGGTCAATGTTTTTCTTCCGGAAATTTGAGATCATCACTAGGGTCCAAAGATGATAAATTGGTTCATTGGTGTCATGGAGCTCCTGGTGCCATATATATGTTCCTGGAAGCTTACAAA TTATTTGGTGACAACCAATATCTAAATGCCGCGATTCAGTCGGCTGATGTTATTTGGAAGAGGGGAGTGCTGAAGAAAAGTTATAGTTTGTGTCATGGAGTAGCTGGTAATGCGTACGCTTTTATGGCTACTTATGAACAGACGAAA gacgaaaaatatttggaacaGGCTTTCATATTTGTTCAATGGTGCTTTGATTATGGAACAGCTAGCACAGCAACACCTGATCGACCACTCTCACTATTCGAAGGATTAGCTGGAGTGATATACATGCTATTCGATTTTGCGGGCAGTTCACCAAAGTTTCCTGCATTTCAATTGTAA